A stretch of DNA from Cyprinus carpio isolate SPL01 chromosome A25, ASM1834038v1, whole genome shotgun sequence:
tttcattggctctgtacttATACTCTGCACAATGAGAATAAagttaaatctaatctaatctaatctaaacacATGCTGACATTTAGTCTAGAAGTACAATAACATCATGTTTACACAGCGCACACAACTCCCGAATTCTCTCAACATGGgcacaggagagctgtcagtgaataaatgaaaaaaacaaatcaaagtaactcaaagtaattaaaaagtaatgctttaCTAGCTACTTGATAAAAGTAATCTGATTTCATATCTCACGTTACTTGCAATGCCTTACTCCCTACACGCTGGCAGACTCCTACATTCTCCTTCAGACAGGAAAGACATGAAATCTCTAGAAATGAGCAAGCAGATGATGTTTCCAAAGTATAATACCTTCGACAGATCTGACGTCTCTATCAGATCTTAAATTCATTGGTTAGAATCAGAATGAGATTAGTAACAGATAAATGACAGGAAGTCAAGTCTATATGGACCAAGAATAACATTCTACTGCATTAACCTTTGGGATCAAGTCAATGGCACGTAAACTTCCACTTATGTGTGCATCATGTGCAGCTCACAGGctgtcaaacatattttattagatcATGATAACAACAGATCTCTTTCAGACAATTCATGGTTTTATTccaggccctgtttacacctagTTTTGGTTGAGAATAGAGCCTCTGTAAACCAGGAAAGAGGTCTTTATGgaaatgaatgttttgaaaacTTAAATTCAGGTATATGGCACAATGCAGAATGTGTGTTTTGAAAGAGTTTATAGATGTAGTTCAAATCAGCCCTACTGTTTTAGTATCCCCTTTTTTTGATGTGTCACATCTGAGAgttcattatttattatcatcagATCACTGATAAACTCTTCATCTCAATAACTAATGAAGATGCAATTCACTGGATGGAgaaccaaagaaataaacatcAGATGTGAGTTTGTGGTGTTTTATTAACACAACATGCAGCAGTAAATGAGAAACATTAATGCAATCATGCAAGTATGAGGAGAGAACATGAATAAATCTTGAACAAAAGCATCAGTCTCAATGTTTGCTACACAAGTGaagaaatgagaaacaaaactaaaactaaatggaaTTATGGACAGATCTTTCTGTGATAATAGGAtaaaagtggagaaaaaaaaacttttattgcaGACCtgttaaatgaatttgttttacattatgggctgttttctttaatatttgaGGTCCAAGAAatttgaacacaaattaatatttttctcattcaAATGCAATTCTGCAATTTACAAGATGATCAGAGGTTTTGTGCTAAATGCAGCGGGTCAGTAGATACTTCCTGCAGCTGAAAGGCTGAACACAAGAACCCTGTTTGCATATTGTTTACATTATGAACACAGGCTGAGGTACCTGTACAATAGAGAGGATATTGATCATCAGTACTCATCAGTTTAGAGCTGTAGGGCTCATGTGTGATATGTTGACACAGCTGCTCTTTCCTGTGTGTCTAACAAACATCGTCCACTGAGAGACAGTTGAAAACATTTAGCGCTCAATATAAGGTGAAAGACGCCCATGCAGCAAACTAATCTTCAATaaagcaatgcatttttattatttaggtgGTTTATAGTTTGTTTCTCCGCCTGATGATGCTGTGTTCTGACACTGGGCCGGatgtgatgtcacttcctgttagaGTGTCTGTCTCTGGTTGTGATTGGCTGGTGAAGTTATGCAAAGAAATGTCCTCTATCTTTGTGTTTCTGTTGCCATCTGTCTTCTCGTCATGCTCGCTGACAGGCTCTTCATCAGGACGGTTCATCTCCGCACTCGTCTCATCTCTCATCTGTGCATTTGAGCTCACGTGAGGCGAATGAACACGACAGAAACGCTCATCCGGCTCTTTCCCGCCATTCTCAGGAAGACCTGTGGAAATAAAACGCTACGTTACACACCGATCATGAATAAAGACCGCGAGGATGTGTAAATGATATCCGAGCACGATGTGAACTGATCTGCGCGTCTCACCGTCCCACTCGCGGCCGCAGGAGTTGTCAGTGTTTGCTGGGACTGTGTCCACGAACTGGCCCTCCTGCATGACGCGCGTGATCTCCTGCAGCTGGTACAGTAACTGCTGCTCCTCATCCACGGCCACCGCTCCTCCAAGACTGCACCAAACCAACACACACGTCACACACTCACGTCACAtcgaaacacacagacacacacaccgaTATCCACACCTGTCTGAGCTAGCGCTGGCTGCAGAAATGATTCTCTCGATCACATCCTTCGTCTCGTTCAGTCTGTCCTGCAGCTGAGCCAACTCAAAatcagctgagagagagagagagagagagagggatccGTTACCCGACCCATCAGACAGACATCACAAATATACATGTGTTTAAATATAATGTGATGtccaggttgtgtgtgtgtgctcatacTTATTTTCCTCTTCATGTTTTCTGATCTGACAGCAGTGAATCGGCTCTTTGGAGGTTTCGCTGTTTTGCCTTTGGAcgtgatctttaacagacacaaacaaacacttcacATGTCAACGGAGCCTCCGGCTGTAACATCTGAAATCCAGGAGTGCCGTCTCACCTTGAACAGAATGTAAAGGATGTACAGTAAGATCCCGAAGCCGTAGATGGGAATGATCTGCCCTGCGAGGTTGGACTTCCCTCCAGTGCTGGGGCCAGTGCCGGCTCCTTTGGCCCGGGCGATGGCTTCAGGGTTGTGGGCTTTGGAGAAGTGGCGTCCAGAGTGCCGCTGCTCCTCAGATACAGGCGGTCTTTGAGGCATGGGAGGAAAATGACCTGCGGGCCCTACACGAGACATTTACATACTGCCATCAGTGTTTACATTGCATAATCATCAGGGCTCCCTTTCATCTCATCATATAAACATCTACATTTATGCATCATTTACATACTTTTCCATAGAGCACCAGTTCATTTAAGGTTTTTGTATAtgaaaaaccatttaaaaatacatttcatgtaAAGCTGTGTATTAATACATGTACgtttcaattaatatttattttccctaTATgctttacaaaaattatttgtatttatgtacataattgttttcattttggttattGCTGATACCACCGCTGGTCTAGAACACAATGCAGTGCCTTTCAAGATTCAAATGcagaaaacatttattcttaCTGAATCGAGATAGAAAGAGATTGTGtagtaatgaaataaaatgaatcgTGTAATGATAACAATGCTCGTGTACCTTCGGAGTGCGGGGTGTCCCTCTTCCCTCGCGATAAAAGCATTTTAGGCAGCAGAAGCGCGACGCACAGCACCACGCATGACACTAGAGTGAGCTTCTGAAATGTCGAAATAGACATGTTTAATGATATCTGATTTCAGAGTGACTCGAGTGATCGCGGCACCTCTGTAACTGTATCTGCATCTGTGACGCACACCTGCCCCCCGCATCCACATAAAAACAGCCTCTTCATTTCCGGAGTGCTGCCATAGAGACGGAACATAGCAGACACAGTGACGAAGTGGGCGAGGTTTAGCAGTCTCATTATAATTCTCTTATCTGAACTTTTCTCAGTAGCGTTTTCAgtgcaaacagaaaacagtttgtcAGCGGCATCATTATAAAGTGATGTCCAGTCCGCGGCTGAACCTGAGAACTGTGACTTTTCTCAGCGCTGATTACAGacgtttgtaatattttttaaatttattttatatagacgACTGGGGCAGGTTTCAGTCTTTATGTCAGGTGCAATGGTTGTGATTACACATTTTATGTGCAAATATCTCCATTGAGTCAGCGTCACAGGAAAACGATAACATTAGACAACAAATGTGTGACACATGcgtagaaaatgaaataaaagccttGGCGAAGGTGTGTGGCACATCTTAATATCCTCCTGACTATTAAATATCTTTCAGGCTTTTACAGTATGTGAAGCAGATTTAGGCctacagatgttttatttatttatttcctgtatGTACAGACGTGTTggattaaatgagaaaaatgtataataataatgatgataataagcAGAGTATGAAAACAGATTAACACTTGACGGTTTTATAGTAGTAGTTTTTACTCCAGTCTGCTGGCGGCGCTCTCTCGTTTAGATCCCGCTCGACGCGATCGACGCGCATTATCTCGCGAGATCACAGGACGACTTCCTCTTTGCGTTCTCTGCTGCTGCCATGGTAGGTGCTCAAGAAGAGCTCTGGGTGTGATTAAGACATGAATCCTTCTCAATCCTTTGTTAAATAGCGTCAGaacaacattataatttattgatgtGATTCCATATGAGTTTAAGTATGATTATCAGTCTGTATTGTGTGGATGCGTTACAAAATGTAGATATTAGTGGCATTGTGGAGCTGTAGCGGCGCTCGCGCTGCTAGTGCCCGCAGCTCTTTTTGTGTGTCTCAGAAGTCAACTGAAATATCCCAGCATGTAAACtacaatgaaataaatgttttttcttaacaGCCGACCAAGAAGTCTAAAACTAGGAAGCTGCGCGGGCACGTCAGCCACGGGCACGGGCGTATCGGTCAGTAAACACGTGAGAGAGACGGGAGTTCGTGAATCCTGCGTGGTTTGCGCTCTTTATAACATTAATCTGTGACTGTTTCTGCAGGCAAGCACAGGAAGCATCCTGGAGGTCGCGGTAATGCTGGCGGGATGCATCATCACAGAATCAATTTTGATAAATAGTGAGTAAaaattttcttgtcttttatggTGTTTTCAAGTGTTGCTTATACAACTCATTgtttacttgactttttttttcttatgtttaaaatcttaaatttgcCTTCATAAAatctgcagaaaccctgtttgcTGTAAACATATTTGACTAGCAGTAGCTTTTTGTGAACGAGTGATTTTTCTTAAATTCTTGATCTCGAGTGTTTATTGGTGTTTGTTTTCTACAGTCATCCCGGTTATTTTGGTAAGGTGGGCATGAGACATTACCACTTGAAGCGAAACACTCTCTTCTGCCCCACCATTAACCTGGACAAGCTGTGGACACTGGTCAGCGAGCAGACGAGAGTCAACTACGGCAAGAAACCCGACGGGCCGGCACCCATCATTGATGTTGTGCGCGCTGTAAGTGCTTTTAGCTGCTGCAGCTTTACATAAGATCAGCAGCATCTACTCTGGACACATGTGcatgttttaaatgcatcttCATGTATTCAGTTTCATGTAGTGGTTCTTCATCCTGCTCATGGGGACCCACTGCAGTTTGTTTGCATGTTAGATGAGAGCCAGACATGTACAGTGCTGTAGGTCACCAGGACTGAAAACCACTACTGCACACAGAAGTCATTCATAGCTTGTGTTTTTAATCACTTAAGGGTCTGCTCTTCCCAGCAggactgtgtctgtgtgtatgtagaTTTGTCTACACTTGCAAGGGGCAAATGCTCTCTCAGATGTAGttgaatgtgagaaaaaaaatggcttgAGGACA
This window harbors:
- the ric3b gene encoding protein RIC-3b, which encodes MSISTFQKLTLVSCVVLCVALLLPKMLLSRGKRDTPHSEGPAGHFPPMPQRPPVSEEQRHSGRHFSKAHNPEAIARAKGAGTGPSTGGKSNLAGQIIPIYGFGILLYILYILFKITSKGKTAKPPKSRFTAVRSENMKRKITDFELAQLQDRLNETKDVIERIISAASASSDSLGGAVAVDEEQQLLYQLQEITRVMQEGQFVDTVPANTDNSCGREWDGLPENGGKEPDERFCRVHSPHVSSNAQMRDETSAEMNRPDEEPVSEHDEKTDGNRNTKIEDISLHNFTSQSQPETDTLTGSDITSGPVSEHSIIRRRNKL
- the rpl27a gene encoding 60S ribosomal protein L27a; its protein translation is MCDTCVENEIKALAKIPLDAIDAHYLARSQDDFLFAFSAAAMPTKKSKTRKLRGHVSHGHGRIGKHRKHPGGRGNAGGMHHHRINFDKYHPGYFGKVGMRHYHLKRNTLFCPTINLDKLWTLVSEQTRVNYGKKPDGPAPIIDVVRAGYFKVLGKGKLPKQPVIVKAKFFSRRAEEKIKGVGGACVLTA